The Aphidius gifuensis isolate YNYX2018 linkage group LG2, ASM1490517v1, whole genome shotgun sequence DNA window TGTACTCAAATTAGCTGcccataaataattaatattgctatttttttttcttacattaaacaacatattaatttttccttcttgactttttatcttattataataaataataatattagccCTACGTAGAACAAGTTTTGGCATCTTACTTTTAAATATCTAtgtaacatatatattttttatgtttttatcttaaaaagtattttatataaaactgtaTTCAAATTAGCtgccaataaataattaatattgctatttttttttttaaattaaacaacatattaatttttccttcttgattttttaccttattttaacaatttataatataagtTCTACGTAGAACAAGTTTTGACATCttacttttaaatttctacgtgacatatatattttttatatttttatctttatatgtattttatataaaactgtaCTCAAATTAGccgacaataaataattaatattagtgGAAGTATTTCATCACTTTGTGCAGTAGTAATATGACTTGGTAATTTTGATGCAACATCTTTTCTTTCAAAACCATTTTCTTCATCAGAACAATTACGAATAATCTGTGAAACAATTGAAGGATCTTTACCATGTCTTTGAATAACACCATCACTAACATCGTTATCATCATGACAATTTCCATTATCTATACCATTTTCTGCACCTTGTTCTTCATAAAGAGCCATATCTGTTATTTCTATTAAGTGTgaataaacaagaaaaagtttttttactggttccatatttaatataaagaaataacGACCAAGTTCAACTTGTTTACGTACAGTTCCAATTATTCTagcatatttattaatttgaatattatcatCTCGATCTTCAGTTTTCAACCAACGCATTGCTGCTATTGTtcctattttaatttaaaacaaaataaaacaaaacataattattattagttgatgtatatttaaaaaaattgacaaatgaaTAATCAAAATCATGGTTACCTGTTTCATCTCCAATATCATGAGATATTTTTGTTgcaacaatatcaattttacaattgttttggcatatttattaacttgaatATTATCATCTCGGTCTTCAGTTTCAAGCCAACGCACTGCTGTTATTGTtcctattttaatttaaaacaaaataaaacaaaacataattattattagttgatgtatatttaaaaaaattaacaaatgaataatcaaAATCATGGTTACCTGTTTCATCTCTAATTTCATAAGATATTTgcaacaatatcaattttacgaACAATTGCATAAAGACATACAAgttaaatgattaatattgCTACTGTTTTTTCtacattaaaaaacatatcaaTTTCTCCTTCTTGACTTTTCatcttattttaataacttataaaattaattctacaTATAACAGGTTTTGGCATCTTACTTTtacacatttatttaatatatatattttatatatttttattttaaaatgtattttatataaaactgtaCTCAAATTAGCTGCCAATAAGTAATTTATATtgctattgtttttttctacattaaacaacatattaatttttccttcttgactttttattttattataatggtttataatattaattctacGTAGAACAAGCTATGGCATCTcacttttaaatttctatgtaacatatatattttttatattttcatctttaaatgtattttatataaaactgtaCTCGAATAAGCtgccaataaataattaatattgctatttttttttttaaattaaacaacatattaatttttcctccCTGACTTTTTatcttattataataatttataatattagttCTACGTAGAACAAGCTATGGCAtcttacttttaaatttttatgtgacatatatattttttatatttttatctttaaatgtattttatataaaactgtatttaaattagctgccaataaataattgatattgctatttttttttcttacattaaacaacatattaatttttccttcttgactttttatcttattataataaataataatattagccCTACGTAGAACAAGTTTTGGCATCTTACTTTTAAATATCTATGtaacatatataatttttaatatttttatctttaaatgtattttatataaaattgtactCAAATTAGCtgccaa harbors:
- the LOC122849893 gene encoding uncharacterized protein LOC122849893; this encodes MRWLKTEDRDDNIQINKYARIIGTVRKQVELGRYFFILNMEPVKKLFLVYSHLIEITDMALYEEQGAENGIDNGNCHDDNDVSDGVIQRHGKDPSIVSQIIRNCSDEENGFERKDVASKLPSHITTAQSDEILPLILIIYCRLI